The Arachis duranensis cultivar V14167 chromosome 2, aradu.V14167.gnm2.J7QH, whole genome shotgun sequence genome has a window encoding:
- the LOC107473874 gene encoding uncharacterized protein LOC107473874, whose translation MRYDRTKDPQEHLTAFEERMNLEGVGDAVRCRAFPVTLAGPAIRWFNALPQGSITTFMNISESFLARFTTRIAKAKHSINLLGVTQKLGEPTRKFLDRFNDECLEIDGLTDSIASLCLTIGLLNEDFRKHLKTKPVWTIQKIQSVAKEYINDEEVSQVIAANERQLPNPSTRQAPQVDRYKEALRDGTPAKQPKKPPRVGRFTNYTPLTAPIVEVYQQIMDKGILSRPRPLKERTGGNKSLYCNYHKGFGHKTQYYFDLKDALEQAIQEGKLSEFSRLIRELRRREREHSEEDRTRAVKARQEPSRNADNPQLLWSMLWSDATSPPSPNQQQRRMPRSFISRQKVLLLQPEDPP comes from the coding sequence ATGAGGTACGACAGGACCAAGGATCCTCAGGAGCACCTAACAGCTTTTGAAGAAAGAATGAACTTGGAAGGAGTAGGTGACGCGGTCAGATGCCGAGCATTCCCTGTGACGCTGGCCGGCCCAGCGATCCGATGGTTCAACGCCCTCCCACAAGGGTCCATTACGACCTTCATGAACATCTCCGAAAGCTTTCTGGCCCGGTTCACGACACGCATAGCCAAGGCAAAACACTCGATTAACTTGTTGGGGGTCACCCAGAAACTCGGGGAACCGACCAGAAAGTTTCTGGATAGGTTCAACGACGAGTGCTTGGAAATTGACGGCCTCACAGACTCGATCGCTAGTCTTTGTCTAACAATCGGCCTGCTAAACGAGGACTTTAGGAAGCACCTCAAAACTAAGCCTGTGTGGACCATACAGAAAATTCAAAGCGTGGCCAAGGAATACATCAATGATGAAGAAGTAAGTCAGGTCATAGCAGCCAATGAACGGCAGCTCCCTAACCCGTCAACTCGGCAGGCTCCCCAGGTCGATAGATATAAGGAGGCCCTTAGGGACGGAACCCCAGCCAAACAGCCCAAAAAACCCCCACGGGTGGGAAGGTTCACAAACTACACGCCACTTACAGCGCCCATAGTGGAAGTTTACCAGCAAATTATGGACAAGGGAATCCTGTCCAGGCCCAGGCCATTGAAAGAGAGAACGGGAGGCAACAAAAGCCTGTATTGCAATTATCACAAAGGTTTTGGCCACAAGACACAATATTATTTCGACCTCAAAGATGCCTTGGAGCAGGCCATCCAAGAAGGAAAATTAAGCGAGTTCTCCCGACTTATTCGAGAACTGAGAAGACGGGAACGGGAGCACTCAGAAGAAGATCGCACTCGGGCTGTCAAGGCTAGGCAAGAACCTTCAAGGAATGCAGACAACCCCCAACTTTTGTGGTCAATGTTGTGGTCAGACGCGACATCTCCCCCAAGTCCAAATCAGCAGCAAAGAAGGATGCCCAGATCCTTTATATCTCGGCAGAAGGTTCTATTGCTTCAACCGGAAGACCCCCCATGA
- the LOC107473875 gene encoding uncharacterized protein LOC107473875 encodes MISLPICLGTGADRRSVIADFVVLRDSTAYNIILERKTINDFSAVICIKFLTMKFMTDRGAVGSIRGDLEAAVACDNASLSLRKESKKAAGVFLADLDVRIEDKPRPEPKGDMEKFHIGKSAEQFTFVNKNPPHELKGPLMEVVRANGDLFAWTPSDMLGLDPEVMAHRLAIKSDAKPVAQRRRKISQERANEVAKQMTGLLKTEFIKELEYSTWLSHVVLTRRQGIVFLGFMDAYSGYNQILMHRPDQEKTAFITLGGTYCYKVMPFGLKNAGATYQRLMRKVFHDLIGSTVEVYVHDILVKMAEPSSLIDDL; translated from the exons ATGATCTCTCTACCAATCTGCCTGGGAACTGGTGCCGACAGGAGATCGGTTATAGCGGATTTCGTAGTCCTCAGAGACTCCACAGCTTATAATATCATCCTAGAAAGAAAGACCATCAATGACTTCTCAGCCGTAATATGCATCAAATTCCTAACAATGAAGTTCATGACAGACAGAGGAGCTGTCGGCTCCATTAGGGGAGACTTGGAAGCAGCAGTCGCCTGTGATAATGCTAGTCTCTCCTTGAGGAAGGAGTCTAAGAAGGCAGCCGGCGTGTTCTTGGCAGACCTGGATGTAAGGATAGAAGACAAGCCGAGACCCGAACCAAAAGGGGACATGGAGAAATTCCATATAGGAAAGTCGGCTGAACAGTTCACCTTTGTAAACAAAAATCCGCCCCATGAGCTCAAGGGCCCCCTCATGGAGGTTGTAAGGGCAAACGGCGACCTCTTCGCTTGGACACCATCAGACATGCTGGGGCTGGATCCCGAAGTCATGGCCCACCGGCTAGCCATCAAATCAGACGCGAAGCCAGTGGCACAACGGCGAAGGAAAATATCCCAAGAAAGGGCCAATGAGGTCGCCAAGCAAATGACTGGGCTACTTAAAACCGAGTTCATCAAAGAACTCGAGTACTCGACATGGCTATCCCATGTCGTCCTA ACTCGGCGGCAGGGTATCGTTTTCCTCggcttcatggacgcatactccgGGTATAACCAGATCCTGATGCACCGACCTGACCAGGAGAAGACAGCGTTCATAACACTAGGGGGCACCTACTGCTACAAGGTAATGCCGTTTGGACTAAAGAACGCAGGGGCCACCTACCAAAGGCTAATGAGAAAAGTCTTCCACGATCTCATCGGTAGCACGGTAGAGGTTTATGTCCATGACATCTTAGTGAAAATGGCAGAACCGAGTAGCCTTATAGACGACCTCTAA